A genomic stretch from Oreochromis aureus strain Israel breed Guangdong linkage group 17, ZZ_aureus, whole genome shotgun sequence includes:
- the sirt5 gene encoding NAD-dependent protein deacylase sirtuin-5, mitochondrial, translating to MIVRQFTCRAVLFAHLRKPGGRKAMARPSSDLAAFREIFSKAKNIAIITGAGVSAESGVPTFRGAGGYWRKWEAQELASPEAFARNPSRVWEFYHYRREVMLTKDPNPAHLAIAECEERLSKQGRKVTVITQNIDELHHRAGSKNILEIHGSLFKTRCMTCGHEAANYKSPICAALEGKGAPDPDTRDAEIPVQNLPRCEQTGCHGLLRPAVVWFGETLDADILTRAEKVLDSCDLCLVVGTSSVVYPAAMFAPQVAVRGVPVAEFNMENTPATMRFKFHFHGPCGTTLPPALARHETEQE from the exons ATGATTGTGCGCCAGTTTACCTGCAGAGCTGTTTTATTTGCCCACTTGAGAAAACCTGGGGGCAGAAAAGCCATGGCTAGACCAAGCTCAG ATCTGGCAGCATTCAGGGAGATTTTCTCCAAAGCCAAGAATATTGCCATCATCACTGGAGCAGGGGTGAGTGCGGAGAGTGGAGTTCCTACTTTCAGAGGAGCGGGAGGCTACTGGAGAAAGTGGGAAGCACAG GAACTGGCCTCGCCTGAGGCCTTTGCCAGAAATCCCTCACGTGTTTGGGAGTTCTACCACTACCGGCGTGAGGTCATGCTCACAAAAGATCCCAATCCCGCTCACCTGGCCATCGCTGAGTGTGAGGAGCGTCTGAGCAAACAAGGGCGCAAGGTCACCGTCATCACGCAGAACATCGATGAGCTCCACCACCGAGCTGGATCCAAAAACATCTTGGAGATCCACG GAAGTCTGTTTAAAACACGTTGCATGACCTGTGGCCATGAAGCAGCCAACTACAAGAGCCCTATTTGCGCTGCCCTCGAGGGCAAAGG AGCTCCGGACCCAGACACACGAGATGCCGAGATCCCAGTCCAGAATTTGCCCAG gTGTGAGCAGACAGGCTGTCACGGTCTCCTTAGACCAGCTGTGGTTTGGTTTGGAGAGACTCTGGATGCTGACATCCTCACCCGTGCAGAGAAAGTGTTGGACAGCTGTGACCTCTGCCTCGTG GTCGGTACTTCATCCGTCGTGTATCCTGCAGCCATGTTTGCTCCTCAGGTGGCAGTCAGAGGCGTCCCTGTGGCCGAGTTCAACATGGAAAACACTCCCGCCACCATGCGCTTCAA gtTCCACTTCCACGGCCCCTGTGGGACCACATTACCTCCCGCACTGGCGCGCCACGAGACTGAAcaagaatga